In Coffea eugenioides isolate CCC68of chromosome 4, Ceug_1.0, whole genome shotgun sequence, the genomic stretch cAAATGTCGCATAATTTATATATGTAGAAACCCTTTGGATCAGTTCATGTCTCTCCGGCactttttgcttgaaaatagTGGTGAAGATCAGCAAAAAGCACTTCCTATTGATGAAGCTTTTGAATTATTTTGCAAAGGCATATACCCTTTTGGTCCCGTTTGGGATCATGCTGAGGGGTACTGGAATGCAAGCCTAAATGATGTTCAAAAGGTGGTGTTTCTCAAGTACGAGGATCTCAAAATAGATGCAACTTCTCACGTGAAGATGCTAGCAGAGTTCTTGGGATTTCCTTTTTCTCCAGAGGAAGATGAAAATGGTGTAGTCAAAGAAATAGTTAAGCTTTGTAGCTTAGAGAATCTCAAAAATATGGAGGTGAACAAGAACGGTCTTCTTGTTTTATCTCCAACTGTTAAGTTTAAGGCTCGTTCCTTTTTCAGAAAGGGAGAAGTAGGAGATtggaaaaattttctcaatAATTCCATGGCAGAACGTTACAAGAAGATTATGGAAGAAAAGCTGGGAAAATCTGGTTTGGCATTTGAACTGTTATAATTGTTAAGCATCCCATGGAtgtattattttttactttttttttctttttgggttcaGTGCATTTGGTCAAATCCTCCTTCGAGACCGACGCATGAAGCCTTAtttgtatttgaatgacttGGATCAT encodes the following:
- the LOC113769420 gene encoding cytosolic sulfotransferase 15-like, whose amino-acid sequence is MDEFQGLLQTIPKVNWDGLLLYYYNNFWCPGEVLKSTIFFQRNFKAKDSDIILASIPKSGTTWLKSLSFSIINRKKCTTPESPLLITNPHDLVSCMEYDLFLNSENPDLEAFSCPRIFSTHLPYHALPQSILNTKCRIIYICRNPLDQFMSLRHFLLENSGEDQQKALPIDEAFELFCKGIYPFGPVWDHAEGYWNASLNDVQKVVFLKYEDLKIDATSHVKMLAEFLGFPFSPEEDENGVVKEIVKLCSLENLKNMEVNKNGLLVLSPTVKFKARSFFRKGEVGDWKNFLNNSMAERYKKIMEEKLGKSGLAFELL